A single genomic interval of Candidatus Bathyarchaeota archaeon harbors:
- a CDS encoding glycosyltransferase family 4 protein — protein MAHKLSVLMLSWEYPPRVIGGISPHIYFLSKHLAKQDVKVYVVTCDFPGAPAHEVVDGVEVYRIDSYKNPSPDFATWVYLMNMNMQKETAALMKKISSKIDLIHAHDWLVADAGIGLKHIFRKPLLVTMHSTEMGRRNGLNTTAEKMIHETEAWLTYEAWKVICCSDYMINHVKYVFGLPNDKMVMVPNGVNPQNYDVDVPSDFRGKFALSEEKIVLYVGRLVYEKGIHVLINAVPKILSQVNAKFIIVGSGYMKEQLLNIVRSMGLEHKVLFEGFMDEANLFRLQKCADVSVVPSLFEPFGIVALEAMAAKSPVVASDTGGLSEIIEHDVTGVKVYSNNPDSLAWGITKVLKDEGYARYLRENAYRRIQEKYDWAKIAQDTKRIYEGVLGEYSKSFWA, from the coding sequence ATGGCACATAAGCTGTCCGTGTTGATGCTAAGTTGGGAGTATCCGCCCAGAGTCATCGGAGGCATTTCGCCTCACATTTACTTTTTAAGCAAACACCTCGCTAAACAAGACGTCAAAGTCTACGTGGTAACCTGCGATTTCCCAGGAGCCCCCGCACACGAAGTCGTCGACGGCGTAGAAGTCTACCGCATCGACTCATACAAGAACCCTTCGCCTGACTTCGCCACGTGGGTTTACCTGATGAACATGAACATGCAGAAGGAAACGGCTGCGCTTATGAAGAAAATCTCCAGCAAAATCGACCTTATCCACGCGCATGATTGGTTGGTGGCGGATGCGGGCATTGGGTTGAAGCATATTTTCCGTAAGCCGCTTTTGGTGACTATGCATTCCACTGAGATGGGTAGACGTAACGGGCTTAACACGACTGCTGAGAAAATGATACATGAAACCGAAGCTTGGCTCACCTATGAAGCGTGGAAGGTTATCTGCTGCAGCGACTACATGATTAACCACGTCAAGTACGTTTTTGGGTTGCCTAACGACAAGATGGTTATGGTGCCCAACGGGGTGAACCCACAGAACTACGACGTTGATGTGCCCTCAGATTTCCGTGGCAAGTTTGCTTTGTCTGAAGAAAAAATCGTCCTCTACGTCGGCAGATTAGTCTACGAGAAGGGCATACATGTCCTCATAAACGCGGTACCCAAAATACTCAGCCAAGTTAACGCTAAATTCATAATCGTCGGTAGCGGCTACATGAAAGAGCAACTCCTCAACATCGTCCGCAGCATGGGGTTGGAGCATAAGGTGCTCTTTGAAGGCTTCATGGATGAAGCCAACCTGTTTAGATTACAGAAATGCGCGGATGTGTCGGTTGTGCCGTCGCTGTTTGAACCGTTTGGTATCGTGGCCTTGGAAGCGATGGCAGCAAAAAGCCCCGTAGTTGCCTCAGACACAGGTGGCCTCTCAGAAATCATCGAACACGACGTGACAGGCGTAAAGGTTTACTCAAACAACCCTGATTCGCTGGCTTGGGGCATAACTAAAGTCCTCAAAGACGAAGGCTACGCCAGGTACCTGCGGGAAAACGCCTATCGCCGAATACAAGAAAAGTATGATTGGGCAAAAATCGCTCAGGACACCAAGCGCATCTATGAAGGAGTTTTAGGCGAGTACTCAAAGAGTTTTTGGGCATAG
- a CDS encoding glycosyltransferase, producing MLRAIVFSWEYPPRVVGQLAEYVKALATGLAQNKVEVNVVTYDEHTMSEAKESSGVKAIRVVNPVKTHIGVLTWVLTLNQEVERAAANVYYSSGKKIDLIDVFDWHFIPAAVALKNGLGIPFVYSVESLEDHRSPTANSSYNLAIKSIEWLGFYEADAVTVKSEWMKEEVARIYQVPAQKISVIPPNSDSGISDFLRVYSAVVEAKKNGT from the coding sequence ATGTTGCGTGCCATCGTTTTTTCTTGGGAGTATCCGCCTCGAGTGGTGGGTCAACTTGCCGAGTACGTTAAGGCATTAGCAACAGGTCTTGCCCAAAACAAAGTGGAAGTTAACGTTGTAACCTATGATGAGCACACGATGAGTGAAGCCAAAGAGTCCAGTGGGGTCAAAGCTATCCGGGTAGTTAACCCCGTGAAAACACACATCGGCGTCTTAACATGGGTGCTTACGTTGAATCAAGAGGTTGAACGCGCCGCAGCAAATGTTTACTACAGTTCAGGCAAAAAAATCGATCTTATAGACGTTTTTGACTGGCACTTTATCCCTGCGGCGGTTGCCCTCAAGAACGGTTTAGGCATTCCGTTTGTTTATTCGGTTGAGAGTTTGGAGGATCACCGTTCGCCTACTGCAAATTCCTCTTACAATTTAGCGATTAAAAGTATAGAGTGGCTCGGCTTTTATGAAGCAGACGCTGTTACTGTGAAGTCGGAGTGGATGAAAGAGGAAGTTGCCCGAATATATCAGGTGCCCGCCCAGAAAATTTCGGTTATTCCCCCTAACTCAGATAGTGGCATAAGTGACTTTCTGAGAGTCTACAGCGCTGTTGTGGAGGCGAAGAAGAATGGCACATAA
- a CDS encoding chorismate-binding protein: MAKCPKCSTEVSKPKKTWKMAGRPDKAGKRMQLEIGLYECPKCGNVFREVLSKKKV; this comes from the coding sequence ATGGCTAAATGTCCAAAATGCTCAACTGAAGTCTCAAAACCCAAAAAGACATGGAAAATGGCAGGCCGCCCAGATAAAGCTGGAAAACGCATGCAACTGGAAATCGGTCTCTACGAATGCCCCAAATGCGGCAACGTATTCCGCGAAGTATTAAGCAAAAAGAAAGTTTAA
- a CDS encoding TATA-box-binding protein yields MPKVKAAVSIENVVASATLNQKVDLNAVVKGYPGVEYRPEQFPGLVFRLKRPKTATLIFNSGKMVCTGAKSEKEAKRAVMKVIKELKKGGIIIISKPELKIQNIVASGGLGGMIDLEKAAYTMGHAMYEPEQFPGLIYRMEDPKVVILLFASGKLVCTGAKHEPDVYVAVEKLHKLLEDTSLIYYE; encoded by the coding sequence ATGCCAAAAGTGAAAGCGGCAGTAAGCATTGAAAACGTGGTAGCGTCTGCAACCCTCAACCAAAAAGTTGACTTAAACGCAGTCGTCAAAGGCTACCCAGGCGTTGAATACCGACCTGAACAGTTTCCCGGCCTAGTTTTCCGCTTAAAACGTCCCAAAACTGCTACGCTGATTTTTAATTCCGGTAAAATGGTTTGTACAGGCGCCAAATCAGAGAAAGAAGCTAAACGTGCCGTTATGAAGGTAATTAAGGAACTCAAGAAGGGTGGCATCATAATCATCAGTAAACCTGAACTTAAAATCCAAAACATCGTAGCGTCAGGCGGGTTAGGCGGCATGATTGACCTCGAAAAAGCAGCTTACACGATGGGGCACGCGATGTATGAGCCTGAACAGTTTCCCGGCTTGATTTACCGCATGGAAGACCCTAAAGTCGTCATTTTGCTCTTCGCAAGCGGCAAACTCGTCTGCACAGGCGCTAAACATGAACCAGACGTCTATGTTGCGGTAGAAAAACTGCATAAACTACTGGAAGATACCAGCCTAATCTACTACGAATAG
- a CDS encoding DUF5752 family protein, with product MTDVVFVFEVHQPHRLRRNLFWEGKVFRRQTKEELFNYYFDHEVDKEIFKRAARKCYFPSNQIILDTIDRHKHCKKQAKFSFSLSGVFLEQCEMFDRDLLESFRQLAASGSAEFLNQTYYHSIASLYPEKEEFIAQAQLHKQTVKDLLGYTPTVFENTELLYNNTIAKTVEDMGYKGIYTEGVEKILGEKSPNFIYTPKGSKKIRVLLRNYKLTDDVGFRFSARWWPEWPLTADKYANWLATTKGEVINIFPDYETFGEHHWPETGIHSFLQHLPDCILKYDHLQMVTPSEVVDKHASAGEVDVPESQGTVSWADIQRDQSGWLGNVMQWAYYTTLRRLEPLVKEADDKEFLRLWRDFQTSDHLYYMFTAGGGPGEVHSYFSPYESPMDAFVAAQTLINDFEARLRLAILTANEPFLFHTDSGKEFYTGVSAWSLKGFLKAIKTVDVAALEFHVGNGDFESWVRHSLKDPQLATRIKTLKKEKGAQLRKALVAVIKERFAAQSKEVTDATKLA from the coding sequence ATGACGGATGTTGTGTTTGTGTTTGAAGTTCACCAGCCACATCGGCTGCGGCGGAACCTGTTTTGGGAAGGAAAAGTTTTTCGGCGCCAAACCAAAGAAGAACTCTTCAACTACTACTTCGACCACGAAGTCGACAAAGAAATCTTTAAACGTGCAGCACGTAAATGCTACTTTCCTTCAAACCAAATCATCCTCGACACCATAGACAGACATAAACACTGTAAAAAGCAAGCTAAATTTTCTTTCAGCCTCTCTGGAGTCTTTTTAGAGCAATGCGAAATGTTTGACAGAGACCTGCTGGAGTCGTTCCGTCAACTTGCTGCCTCTGGAAGTGCGGAGTTCCTAAACCAGACCTATTATCACTCCATCGCCAGCTTGTACCCTGAAAAAGAAGAATTCATCGCTCAAGCACAGTTGCACAAGCAAACCGTCAAAGACCTTCTCGGTTACACCCCGACTGTTTTTGAGAACACCGAATTGCTCTATAACAATACTATCGCCAAAACGGTGGAAGACATGGGGTATAAGGGCATCTACACTGAGGGGGTGGAGAAGATTTTGGGCGAAAAATCCCCCAACTTTATCTACACTCCTAAAGGGTCAAAGAAAATTCGTGTATTACTCCGCAACTACAAGTTAACTGATGATGTTGGTTTCCGCTTTTCAGCTCGGTGGTGGCCTGAGTGGCCCTTAACCGCCGACAAATACGCAAACTGGCTCGCGACCACTAAAGGCGAAGTCATAAACATCTTCCCCGACTACGAAACCTTCGGCGAACACCACTGGCCAGAGACAGGCATCCACAGTTTCCTCCAGCATCTCCCCGACTGTATCCTAAAATATGACCACTTGCAGATGGTGACCCCTTCAGAAGTCGTCGACAAACACGCTTCAGCAGGGGAAGTTGATGTGCCTGAATCGCAAGGCACGGTTTCTTGGGCTGACATCCAGCGTGACCAATCAGGTTGGCTGGGCAACGTCATGCAGTGGGCTTACTATACGACTCTGCGTAGACTCGAACCGCTAGTCAAGGAAGCAGACGATAAAGAGTTTCTGCGTTTGTGGCGGGACTTCCAAACCAGCGACCACCTTTACTACATGTTCACTGCAGGAGGCGGACCGGGAGAAGTGCACAGTTACTTTAGCCCATACGAGTCACCCATGGACGCCTTCGTGGCAGCGCAGACGTTGATTAACGATTTTGAGGCGCGGCTTCGGCTGGCAATTTTGACGGCGAACGAGCCTTTCCTATTCCACACCGACAGCGGGAAAGAGTTTTACACTGGCGTTTCCGCGTGGAGCCTAAAAGGATTCTTGAAGGCAATCAAAACCGTCGATGTTGCAGCGCTTGAGTTTCATGTGGGCAACGGTGACTTTGAGAGCTGGGTGCGGCATTCGCTCAAAGACCCCCAATTAGCGACTAGAATTAAAACTTTGAAGAAAGAAAAGGGGGCACAACTGCGAAAAGCCCTCGTCGCCGTAATCAAGGAACGCTTTGCTGCTCAGAGCAAGGAAGTCACTGACGCAACTAAACTTGCGTAG
- the pyrE gene encoding orotate phosphoribosyltransferase translates to MKNEKLALEKKDKIANILFKLDAVKFGVFQLSSGKASPYYVDLRIIPSFPDAFREICDYYAQHITQEVGLKNFDRIAGIPLAGIPFASQIAYNLRKPFIYIRKDIKLHGRERRVEGILISGDRVLLLDDLLTTGLTLKNAAEAVRAEGGVVTDAVVFLDREEGGRALLEKEGIKLHPMLKISEVANTLFEIGALDKENLKTILKQVKK, encoded by the coding sequence TTGAAGAATGAAAAGTTGGCTCTTGAGAAAAAAGACAAAATCGCTAACATACTTTTCAAGTTAGATGCAGTCAAGTTTGGGGTTTTTCAGCTTTCATCGGGCAAAGCAAGCCCCTACTATGTTGACCTCCGCATAATCCCCAGCTTCCCCGACGCGTTCCGAGAAATCTGCGACTACTACGCGCAACACATAACCCAGGAGGTGGGGCTCAAAAACTTTGACCGAATCGCAGGCATCCCCTTAGCAGGCATACCTTTCGCGTCACAAATCGCCTACAACCTAAGAAAGCCGTTTATCTACATCCGAAAAGACATCAAGTTGCATGGTAGAGAACGACGAGTCGAAGGTATTCTGATTTCAGGCGATCGCGTTTTGTTGCTTGACGACTTGCTCACGACTGGGTTGACGCTTAAGAATGCAGCTGAGGCAGTCCGCGCTGAAGGTGGAGTAGTAACCGACGCAGTGGTTTTTTTGGATCGAGAAGAGGGTGGCAGAGCGCTTTTGGAAAAAGAAGGCATAAAGCTGCATCCGATGCTGAAGATCAGCGAAGTAGCCAACACGCTCTTTGAAATCGGTGCTCTTGATAAAGAAAATCTCAAAACGATTCTAAAGCAAGTCAAAAAATAG
- a CDS encoding QueT transporter family protein encodes MNLKIHTKDLAIISVYAALYATLVVVLGAFSYGPIQVRIADALLATIPLLGVAGVLGHTLGVFIANMFSTAGLLDLLNTIPSFIMAYVIYYVYKRTQNDYTVIATCLAYSAVIGVTVGWMLSYLYDLPLLLTIVYVAIGNIIASVLVGWPVFKILKRTGVLQRWLGKN; translated from the coding sequence ATGAACTTAAAAATACACACTAAAGACTTAGCTATAATATCAGTCTATGCTGCATTGTATGCGACGCTAGTAGTTGTTCTGGGAGCTTTTTCTTATGGACCTATTCAGGTTCGCATCGCAGATGCCCTACTAGCCACAATTCCCCTGCTTGGCGTCGCAGGAGTTTTAGGTCACACACTCGGCGTATTCATCGCTAACATGTTCTCCACCGCAGGCTTACTCGACCTACTCAACACCATACCCTCATTTATCATGGCGTACGTTATCTACTATGTTTACAAACGGACCCAAAACGACTACACCGTAATTGCAACATGCCTAGCATACTCCGCTGTCATCGGCGTCACTGTTGGTTGGATGCTCTCATACCTCTATGACCTGCCCCTGCTGCTCACAATCGTCTATGTAGCCATAGGAAACATTATCGCAAGCGTATTGGTCGGCTGGCCAGTTTTTAAGATATTGAAAAGAACAGGAGTCCTCCAAAGATGGTTGGGGAAAAATTAG
- a CDS encoding MBL fold metallo-hydrolase, giving the protein MSIQNIPEANTIFFVWFNQYSGILLKTPTKTLVIDPVDIKPKSLPVVDAILITHEHYDHLDPPLITAVQKATGCVVIADPASTNKLQHVIPNDKLREIKLGEETRIGAVTIKAEKSNHPAQAPNTYIITSEDNVKVYHTADSLPFPELALMGQKEQFDVVFCTVGIAPGASAESGFEIARLTKPPLAVPYHTGSVQSQNRFAELVQRDLRKTACLVPQLHKIYQVSKRE; this is encoded by the coding sequence TTGTCCATTCAAAATATCCCTGAAGCTAACACCATCTTCTTCGTCTGGTTCAACCAGTACAGTGGCATTCTACTTAAAACTCCCACCAAAACACTCGTCATCGACCCCGTGGACATTAAACCAAAAAGTCTCCCAGTCGTTGACGCCATCCTAATCACCCATGAACACTACGACCACCTTGATCCCCCACTCATAACCGCCGTCCAAAAAGCCACTGGTTGTGTCGTCATCGCCGACCCCGCTTCAACCAATAAACTCCAACACGTCATCCCAAATGATAAACTCCGAGAAATCAAGCTTGGAGAAGAAACCAGAATCGGTGCTGTCACCATAAAAGCGGAAAAAAGCAACCACCCCGCTCAAGCCCCCAACACTTACATAATCACAAGCGAGGACAATGTGAAAGTTTACCACACTGCTGACAGTCTGCCGTTTCCTGAGTTAGCGTTGATGGGGCAAAAAGAACAGTTCGACGTGGTTTTCTGCACTGTGGGCATTGCGCCTGGTGCTTCGGCTGAATCTGGGTTTGAAATCGCCCGCTTAACCAAACCGCCCCTTGCGGTGCCATATCATACTGGAAGCGTGCAGAGCCAGAACCGCTTCGCCGAACTGGTTCAGCGGGACCTGCGCAAAACCGCCTGTTTGGTTCCTCAACTTCATAAAATCTATCAGGTTTCTAAGAGGGAGTAG
- the gcvH gene encoding glycine cleavage system protein GcvH, with translation MVKVEQYEVPEGLYYTTDFAWVKVEGDKVRVGITDYAQKSLREIVYAELPSVGTEVKQKEPFGTLESVKAVSDLVSAINGTVEEVNEEVQSKPETLNEDPYGKGWLLVVKPSNLQADLANLLDFDKAVEWHKAQVAGKC, from the coding sequence ATGGTAAAAGTTGAACAGTACGAAGTGCCAGAAGGACTCTACTACACCACAGACTTCGCCTGGGTCAAAGTGGAAGGCGACAAAGTCCGCGTCGGCATAACCGACTACGCCCAAAAATCCCTCCGAGAAATAGTCTACGCCGAACTCCCCAGCGTCGGCACAGAAGTAAAACAGAAGGAACCATTTGGAACGTTGGAATCCGTCAAAGCGGTATCTGACTTGGTCTCAGCCATCAACGGAACAGTTGAAGAAGTCAACGAAGAAGTCCAATCCAAACCCGAAACCCTAAACGAAGACCCATACGGCAAAGGCTGGCTACTCGTCGTCAAACCAAGCAACCTACAAGCTGACCTAGCAAACCTCCTCGACTTCGACAAAGCCGTCGAGTGGCACAAAGCACAAGTAGCAGGTAAATGCTAA
- a CDS encoding FAD-dependent oxidoreductase produces the protein MARRIIIIGANASGVDAASAARKKDRTAEITLISQEKTAGYSRCGLPFVIAGHIPSFNELVVYPPAYFQMQKLNLRLETKATAINTKDKTVTIQTKDGATEILPYDVLVIATGADPFMPPIKGREKQGILSLRSIEDGERIDAAVKAGAKSAVIMGAGLIGLELGVGLMERGLKVTIVEMLPQILPQLLDADMAKLVQQHLEEKGMQILLNKTVEEFLGDDKVTAVKAGGEIITADMFISAFGVRASTKLASDAGIPLGETRAIKTNGRMETEVKDVYAVGDCAEAPNIITHKPVCPQLGTVAVRMGKVGGANAAGDYSLFGGVLASAVTRLFEIEAGNTGLTETAAQRNRIEVVTGAISSKTRADYYPGATPIKVKLVVEKESQRIIGAQIVGGEEVTQRINCISFAIQKGMTVRELAKADTAYAPPLNETWEPMVLAAEMVLMKLR, from the coding sequence ATGGCAAGGCGCATAATCATCATCGGCGCAAACGCATCAGGTGTAGATGCAGCTTCTGCCGCACGTAAAAAAGACCGCACCGCAGAAATAACCCTAATCTCACAGGAGAAAACTGCAGGCTACTCCCGTTGCGGACTGCCGTTTGTCATCGCCGGACACATCCCAAGTTTTAACGAGCTGGTAGTTTATCCACCTGCATATTTCCAGATGCAAAAACTCAACCTGCGCCTAGAAACCAAAGCCACCGCAATCAACACCAAAGACAAAACCGTCACAATCCAAACCAAAGACGGCGCAACCGAAATCCTCCCATACGATGTCTTAGTAATCGCAACCGGAGCCGATCCATTCATGCCGCCAATCAAAGGCAGAGAAAAACAAGGTATCCTTAGCTTACGTAGCATAGAAGACGGAGAACGCATCGACGCAGCGGTGAAGGCAGGCGCCAAATCCGCAGTTATAATGGGTGCAGGCTTAATTGGACTGGAGTTAGGTGTGGGTTTGATGGAGCGTGGCCTCAAAGTCACCATCGTGGAAATGTTGCCTCAGATTCTACCGCAGCTCCTCGACGCAGATATGGCGAAGCTTGTGCAGCAGCATCTTGAAGAAAAAGGCATGCAAATCTTACTAAACAAAACCGTTGAGGAATTCCTCGGAGACGACAAAGTCACCGCCGTAAAAGCAGGCGGAGAAATCATTACAGCAGACATGTTCATTAGCGCGTTTGGCGTGCGCGCCTCAACCAAACTCGCCTCAGACGCAGGAATTCCACTGGGCGAAACTCGTGCGATTAAAACCAATGGCCGCATGGAAACCGAAGTCAAAGACGTCTACGCAGTGGGCGACTGCGCGGAAGCCCCAAACATCATCACCCACAAACCCGTCTGTCCACAACTAGGCACAGTGGCAGTGCGGATGGGAAAAGTAGGAGGCGCAAACGCAGCAGGCGATTACTCGCTTTTTGGAGGCGTTTTAGCTTCTGCGGTTACCAGACTCTTTGAAATTGAAGCAGGCAATACGGGTTTAACTGAAACCGCAGCACAACGGAACCGAATCGAAGTCGTCACAGGCGCAATCAGCAGCAAAACACGCGCCGACTATTACCCAGGCGCAACCCCAATAAAAGTTAAGCTCGTCGTAGAAAAAGAAAGCCAACGCATCATTGGAGCGCAAATCGTAGGTGGGGAAGAAGTCACGCAGCGCATAAACTGCATCAGCTTTGCCATACAAAAAGGCATGACCGTGCGCGAGTTGGCAAAAGCCGATACCGCATATGCGCCGCCATTAAACGAAACGTGGGAGCCGATGGTTTTAGCGGCTGAAATGGTGCTTATGAAGCTCCGATGA
- the queC gene encoding 7-cyano-7-deazaguanine synthase QueC codes for MVGEKLEKKCVVVLSGGPDSATVAYWAKAQGYQIYPITFNYGQIAVKETEAAKKIAEKLGANTKIIDLSALKDIFSGATSLVNRDIPLTAEFSAPIIVPFRNAIFLSAAVAYAVTVGAKHIFYGAQGSDEPFYPDCRREFYEAFEKAARLGTCEEITIKAPFSGSKKSELIRKGVELGVPFELTWSCYRDGEVHCGRCESCVNRKKAFADAGVVDPTGYEV; via the coding sequence ATGGTTGGGGAAAAATTAGAAAAGAAATGTGTCGTTGTACTTAGCGGTGGTCCCGACTCGGCAACCGTTGCGTATTGGGCTAAAGCTCAAGGATACCAAATCTACCCCATAACATTCAACTACGGCCAAATCGCCGTCAAAGAAACAGAGGCCGCCAAGAAAATCGCAGAAAAACTTGGAGCAAACACCAAAATCATTGACCTCTCAGCCCTCAAAGACATCTTCAGCGGCGCCACCTCGCTTGTCAACCGCGACATCCCCCTGACCGCGGAATTCAGTGCACCCATCATCGTGCCCTTTCGAAACGCAATTTTCCTCTCCGCAGCCGTCGCGTACGCAGTCACTGTCGGAGCAAAACACATCTTCTATGGGGCGCAGGGTAGCGATGAACCATTCTATCCCGACTGTCGCAGAGAATTCTACGAAGCCTTCGAAAAAGCCGCTAGATTGGGCACCTGTGAAGAGATCACCATCAAAGCACCGTTTAGCGGCAGCAAAAAATCGGAGCTGATCCGTAAGGGTGTAGAGTTGGGTGTGCCGTTCGAGTTGACGTGGTCTTGCTACCGTGATGGTGAAGTGCACTGCGGCAGATGCGAGTCTTGTGTGAACCGCAAAAAAGCCTTTGCTGATGCAGGTGTAGTTGACCCAACTGGGTACGAAGTTTAG
- a CDS encoding carbamoyltransferase: protein MLSVDGWGEWASTFKGTGRGNTFNRISQDYFPYSLGMAYEAATVFCGFRGNYDEGKTMGLAPLGNPETFGKIVEKMFWVNDDMSIGVDLSYFDARYYSFSCGKKFCETFGAPRERIKTAKFEQRHLDVAAAFQKQLEECMLKMARLLHERTQEDYLVIAGGVALNSVTNGRLVRESGFKDLYVMPAAGDNGTAIGAAFYVYNCILGQPRSYVHDNPFIGSEYANSDIERLLAAFKLKYKYLPDTKLETETAELLQSGHIIGWFQGRMEIGPRALGNRSILANPTLPDMKEKINAQVKHREAFRPFAPACPIEDTPKFFEQNVADPFMLKVCRVLPDKQAVIPAVTHVDGTARLQTVHRETNPRFHRLLKEFEKLSGVPVLLNTSFNVMGEPIVESPLDAIRCFFTTGLDYLVLGNYVINKV, encoded by the coding sequence TTGCTGTCAGTAGACGGCTGGGGCGAGTGGGCCTCGACTTTCAAAGGAACCGGAAGAGGAAACACTTTCAACCGCATAAGTCAAGATTATTTTCCCTACTCTTTGGGCATGGCGTATGAAGCAGCTACAGTTTTCTGTGGTTTTAGGGGAAATTATGACGAGGGCAAAACAATGGGGCTTGCACCTTTGGGTAACCCAGAAACTTTCGGCAAGATTGTAGAAAAAATGTTTTGGGTTAACGACGACATGTCAATCGGCGTCGATCTGTCATACTTTGATGCACGATATTATTCGTTTAGTTGTGGCAAGAAATTCTGCGAAACCTTTGGGGCACCACGTGAGAGGATCAAAACCGCCAAATTTGAGCAACGCCATCTCGATGTTGCCGCCGCCTTTCAGAAGCAACTCGAAGAATGCATGCTAAAAATGGCCCGCTTGCTACATGAACGCACACAGGAGGATTACTTGGTGATTGCCGGTGGTGTTGCCCTTAACAGTGTAACCAACGGCAGGTTGGTTCGGGAAAGCGGATTTAAAGACTTGTATGTCATGCCAGCGGCGGGTGATAACGGGACCGCGATTGGTGCGGCATTTTACGTGTACAACTGCATCTTAGGGCAGCCTAGAAGTTATGTTCATGACAACCCGTTCATAGGCAGCGAATACGCAAACTCCGACATCGAGAGGTTACTTGCTGCGTTTAAATTGAAGTACAAATACCTTCCAGATACCAAACTAGAAACTGAGACAGCCGAACTACTGCAAAGTGGTCATATAATCGGTTGGTTCCAAGGGCGAATGGAAATTGGACCGCGCGCTTTAGGCAATCGGAGCATCCTTGCAAATCCAACATTACCAGACATGAAAGAAAAGATAAACGCGCAGGTAAAGCACCGAGAAGCATTTAGGCCTTTCGCGCCCGCCTGTCCAATAGAGGACACACCAAAGTTCTTTGAACAAAATGTGGCGGACCCCTTTATGCTAAAAGTTTGTCGTGTACTACCTGACAAACAAGCAGTTATTCCAGCAGTTACTCATGTCGACGGAACGGCGCGCCTACAGACAGTTCATCGAGAAACCAACCCGCGGTTTCACCGCTTGCTAAAAGAGTTCGAGAAACTAAGTGGTGTTCCAGTTCTTTTGAACACTAGTTTCAATGTGATGGGTGAACCGATTGTGGAATCGCCACTGGATGCCATTCGCTGCTTTTTCACAACTGGTCTTGACTATCTGGTTCTTGGAAATTATGTTATTAACAAGGTGTAA